A genomic stretch from Thalassophryne amazonica chromosome 18, fThaAma1.1, whole genome shotgun sequence includes:
- the prr12a gene encoding proline-rich protein 12 isoform X2 → MDRNYPGTGFGDLGAGAGWSYERSAKASLVYGSSRSSHPDSELLHRQAYATPHPLQGYATNHHPGSSGQGGAWGAAGRSLGLSGLFDTGLHHASPSGPDASVMNLISALESRGPQPPPSASSLLSQFRTPSWQTAMHTPAPPELFISGALPGSGSFPSSSALSAYQHPASFSSRSFPATPLSLQDTPTFSPTSNGLLSSHDPLLHIKAPSQSSLGFDRLLSSQGAAAAAYRGSQDPTGATSAQASSARHLQSHQFNLLSSQLQDQSSQLYNASVFSSAQPQTQSQTQSNSAQERAVPRQDSVIKHYQRPSPAQSQLSSSAAHTLQHYLSCGGAGYQQIATHHRHTGLSCSPLGDQSPSSDHKPTTRTEQYRPIIQPPYSSSSSSSSSSAGKGTKSSSSSGYSSASSASSSRTPHTPPSASSTSSSSSSSSANSGAHPSNSIPTSSSSAAPSRQQPPPQSAPPPPTPQQQQPPPTSTSAAQSLPKSCLSGYGSPVPPVKTPTTALTGQTPPQQQQTQSYSPNHPPTTHLAQSFGGFSSPQAQDLSSGAGGKGYGSLGGRSQSYPTDIYGTDSAYGPLPSSLGGAGSPSLGYGAPGHSPALLRSSGSAGSGASGGSSNGTGNGNSGSGGATGSSMTNEGSGGGSYHIPDSSPSPSGNSGIIRPGLHSPVPACPTQSPGGAGSNKYMSSVLSPTFLASPQGYPDTRGPSSQPQSYHSTSSKTKTDTSMLGVGSQRSQDEVDDDEEFLIQHLLQAQASPAPQASHHHPQQQPQQGSQQTQPQPQSVPPTTDSGKGLSYDMSKTSEERYHPQSVIRTHSATATAGVANAGSGGTISGLDNQLEISLKKQQQHQQHHHQQQRNERSVGSSRSSGGRGSAEQVHSHLHHHDNLGSVVHYGRGDPYTQHSLAPQHASHSQHVSSHSQMPSHTQMELQKKSQERSDIAYPRKTPEIQQQHSQSQSAATLMDSPTDQSRQPQHLLQSVLSHTTRNKLEPHQQHHKMDSHQHQPQHHKMDSHQQHPQQHHKMESHRQHPQHHKMDSHQPHQQHPKMDSHPQHQQHHKMDSHPPPQQHSISQQQAVMESTSGRLGSSKHQAQSQSTQLQLQLQSQALEVAAAHYNHGPPPHQHEQSQVKPSSVVSSLDMLERSLSQTSSTDVAVAEERRGAGGNGGRSGSTSDRHRQQEQQQRQHPSHHQPQQTHHSQQHSASELHSFLSEPDIGLSTPSHMHHLSQHHPQQHSSSQHQQPHSHHPHSQPQPPHPHHIPPPPASAHSQPQSDPQQPLSSQLAAQQGQLDQQRSDQHQFDTVSPVEKADQNQQSNRFVPLTSICFPDSLLQDEDRSFFPGMEDMFCAEDYKSSCAGGAGPGQEEINDSHPGQEGMDSLKTGQSGGGAGGSGGPTYDIMGHHGGDQGYESYCHGLEEPTNNTMTLDLDSLKTHELPSTVNTEQLGLIQSQAPAMGMSANNTGPNNPGAKLPTGPGGTGTGTGSGGLQSPIFCSSRPKKLLKSSSFHLLKERRDPNTLPKKSYAQEYEFEDDEDKADQPADIRLNSRRLPDLLPDLVSSCRKGGGGSGSGSLSPLMGDIDFYHSSGYSSIGSHSLLPQDGPKKRGRKPTRPKREGPPRPRGRPRIRPMPEPYTPRGMMGEMGGANLGSVGGFSVEGRGRGRGRGSRGRGGRREDMFMEMSGKEQEQMHHHHLHQQQQLHHQPQQQHEPIPPLKIKLPIGSLSSSDSLLRTDSLSGTDPALSDGSVGSAPSLGLSPGPPCSTDSTRSQEKNKQKSQMMIEGVDEEGLEERGDEKDSESKAGFVASFLDFLKTGKRPPGLDISPGIEPDNGETSPCKSGGLRPLSPAPPPPPPPPPFGDSEGNGALALGTCPSPKRLEDELKRNLETLPSFSSDEEDSVGKNQDLQKSISSAISALYDTPQLASTLQPTLPPPPPQPQSTQGPLTPTMQPPTLSPQTTMHTSHTQPQSNEPDILQPEDGDMDEDKEEENEMERSMGGEEESDMTEDREPQLETLGAPKLEASLPEVPLASVSPEPPSVPPSPASSSTPSHSPLPPLSLPSPIPPPEEEQQENLQTESPVPPSSPSPPPPPIASLPQPSTPTPSSPLSSPPPPSSVQKESPVPSPETPASPEEPPAPKITSLHLAQKQEDAAIVGESEEDESESGGEGIFRERDEFVVRVEDIRTLKLALQTGREPPPIWRVQKALLQKFSPEIKDGQRQFCATSNYLGYFGDAKKRYQRIYVKFLENVNKKDYVRVCSRRPWRRAAPALRRQTIPRMASPPAAQMPARVVEKEERVAPPIQREQREKSRAATTTAAKEREKKEVPAALPKAKEKELEKEKRVQPHQEKPEKRTAERGKVKEEKKAVERKEKVERPPKSKVAKVKAEPPPKKRKKWLKEVPSSSESDSSDEATSENEMPVKGGMNNRAMREMFRSYVEMLVSTALDPDMIQALEDTDDELYLPPMRKIDSILSEQKRRLLRRVSMSSQHQEALHAYPQIIVDPLDSGVVRLRLSGDAYNRKTLNRVKKTLPKPQDLKLSSESYQIYSLYHSLHHYKYHTFLQCKKETNTIEQAAEDPGQEEVVQQCMANQSWLETLFGSFIELLTLGTKA, encoded by the exons ATGGATAGAAATTACCCAGGAACCGGATTTGGAGATTTGGGCGCAGGAGCAGGATGGAGTTACGAGAGATCGGCAAAAGCAAG TCTTGTATATGGGAGTTCCAGATCATCCCACCCTGACTCTGAGCTCCTTCACCGACAAGCCTACGCCACCCCACACCCTCTGCAGGGCTATGCCACCAATCACCACCCAGGGAGCTCTGGCCAAGGCGGGGCTTGGGGAGCAGCTGGACGAAGTTTGG GTCTGTCGGGGCTGTTTGACACTGGCCTGCACCATGCTAGCCCCTCTGGCCCTGACGCCTCTGTCATGAATTTGATCTCAGCATTGGAGTCCCGGGGTCCCCAGCCTCCTCCCTCTGCCTCCTCCCTGCTTTCTCAGTTCCGCACGCCATCCTGGCAGACAG CGATGCACACGCCTGCTCCTCCTGAACTGTTCATCTCCGGAGCCCTTCCTGGCTCTGGTTCCTTCCCCTCCTCTTCAGCTCTCTCAGCCTACCAGCACCCAGCATCCTTCTCTAGCCGCTCTTTCCCTGCCACCCCCCTTTCCCttcaggacacacccacatttagtCCCACTTCCAATGGTTTACTCTCTTCACATGACCCTCTGCTGCATATAAAGGCTCCTTCCCAGTCCAGCCTGGGTTTTGATAGACTCCTGTCctcacagggtgctgctgcagctgccTATAGGGGCAGCCAGGATCCCACGGGTGCCACATCTGCCCAGGCGTCCTCTGCCAGGCACTTGCAGTCACACCAGTTCAACCTGCTATCATCACAACTGCAGGATCAGTCCTCCCAGCTGTACAATGCCTCAGTTTTCTCCTCTGCTCAGCCCCAGACTCAGTCACAGACGCAGTCAAATTCGGCTCAGGAGCGGGCTGTACCCCGGCAGGACAGTGTCATCAAGCATTACCAGCGGCCCTCGCCAGCTCAGTCACAGCTCTCGTCCTCTGCTGCCCATACCCTCCAGCACTACCTCAGCTGTGGAGGGGCAGGGTACCAGCAGATTGCCACTCACCACAGACACACTGGTCTTTCTTGCAGCCCTTTGGGTGATCAGAGTCCATCGTCTGATCACAAGCCAACCACTCGCACTGAGCAATATCGGCCAATCATTCAGCCTCCctattcctcctcctcctcttcttcttcttcttcagctgGAAAAGGTACCAAAAGCAGCTCTAGTAGTGGATATTCTTCAGCCAGCTCGGCGTCATCCTCAAGAACTCCTCACACACCTCCTTCTGCCTCTTCcacctcctcttcttcctcttcttcttctgccaATTCTGGGGCTCATCCCTCCAATTCAATCCCCACATCCAGCTCTAGTGCAGCTCCTTCCAGGCAGCAGCCACCCCCTCAGTCAGCTCCTCCTCCACCCACCCCTCAGCAACAGCAGCCCCCTCCCACTTCCACCTCTGCTGCCCAGTCTCTCCCCAAATCCTGCCTCTCAGGCTATGGTTCTCCTGTGCCTCCAGTGAAGACCCCCACCACTGCTCTTACTGGTCAGACTCCACCCCAGCAGCAGCAGACACAGTCATACTCCCCCAATCATCCTCCTACTACCCACCTGGCCCAGTCCTTTGGAGGATTCAGCTCCCCACAAGCCCAAGATCTCAGTTCTGGTGCTGGTGGGAAAGGTTATGGAAGTTTAGGAGGGAGAAGTCAGTCATATCCTACAGACATATATGGCACTGACTCTGCTTATGGACCACTTCCATCTTCTCTAGGTGGTGCTGGAAGCCCTTCACTGGGCTATGGTGCTCCAGGCCACTCCCCAGCCCTTTTACGTTCAAGTGGCTCAGCAGGTAGTGGAGCATCTGGCGGAAGCAGTAATGGCACTGGAAATGGGAACTCTGGGTCAGGAGGCGCGACAGGAAGCAGTATGACAAATGAGGGAAGCGGGGGAGGATCTTATCATATTCCAGATTCTAGTCCTTCCCCTTCTGGCAACTCTGGCATCATTCGTCCAGGGTTGCACTCACCAGTACCTGCCTGCCCAACACAGTCTCCAGGAGGTGCTGGCTCGAATAAATACATGTCTTCAGTTCTTTCTCCCACCTTTTTAGCATCCCCGCAGGGCTACCCTGATACTAGAGGCCCAAGCTCACAGCCTCAGTCTTACCATTCCACCTCCTCCAAAACAAAGACGGACACTTCCATGCTTGGAGTGGGCTCTCAGAGATCCCAAGACGAAGTAGATGATGATGAAGAGTTTCTGATTCAGCACCTTTTGCAAGCGCAAGCTAGCCCTGCACCCCAAGCTTCCCATCACCACCCCCAACAACAGCCACAACAGGGTTCCCAACAAACACAGCCTCAACCCCAATCAGTGCCTCCAACCACTGATTCAGGTAAAGGCCTGTCATATGACATGAGTAAGACTTCTGAAGAGCGGTACCACCCCCAGAGTGTCATACGCACTCATAGTGCCACAGCCACTGCTGGAGTTGCTAATGCAGGATCTGGAGGGACCATCTCAGGCCTGGACAACCAGTTGGAAATTTCACTAAAGAAACAGCAACAGCACCAACAACACCACCATCAGCAACAAAGAAATGAGAGGTCTGTTGGAAGCAGTAGAAGCAGTGGAGGGAGAGGCAGCGCTGAACAAGTCCATTCCCACCTCCATCACCATGATAACCTTGGCTCTGTAGTACACTATGGCCGGGGTGACCCGTACACCCAACACTCCCTTGCTCCCCAACACGCATCGCATAGTCAGCATGTGTCATCACACTCACAGATGCCATCTCATACTCAAATGGAGCTCCAGAAGAAGTCCCAAGAGCGTTCAGATATTGCTTACCCTCGGAAAACACCTGAAATCCAACAACAGCATTCCCAGTCTCAAAGTGCTGCCACCCTCATGGATTCCCCCACCGATCAGTCCCGTCAGCCGCAACATCTGCTTCAGTCTGTACTATCGCACACCACGCGTAACAAACTGGAACCTCACCAACAGCACCATAAAATGGATTCTCACCAACATCAACCGCAGCACCACAAAATGGACTCTCACCAACAACATCCACAACAGCATCATAAAATGGAGTCTCATAGGCAACATCCACAGCATCACAAAATGGATTCGCACCAACCCCATCAGCAGCACCCAAAAATGGACTCCCATCCTCAGC ATCAACAGCACCATAAGATGGACTCTCATCCCCCACCTCAACAGCACTCTATTAGCCAACAGCAAGCAGTCATGGAAAGTACAAGTGGCAGACTTGGCTCAAGTAAACATCAGGCTCAATCTCAATCCACTCAACTCCAACTTCAGCTTCAGTCACAGGCTTTGGAAGTGGCAGCCGCACACTACAACCACGGTCCACCTCCGCATCAGCATGAGCAGAGCCAGGTTAAACCAAGCTCGGTAGTCTCTTCCTTGGACATGCTGGAGCGTTCACTCTCTCAGACCTCCAGCACAGATGTAGCTGTGGCAGAGGAGAGACGAGGCGCAGGAGGCAACGGAGGCAGGAGCGGAAGTACTAGTGACCGCCACAGACAACAGGAGCAGCAACAGAGGCAGCATCCATCCCATCACCAACCACAGCAAACGCATCACTCACAGCAGCATTCTGCCTCTGAACTGCATTCGTTCCTTTCTGAGCCTGACATTGGCTTGTCTACCCCATCTCACATGCACCATCTCTCACAGCACCACCCCCAGCAGCACTCCAGCTCACAACACCAACAGCCTCATTCTCACCACCCTCACTCTCAGCCACAGCCTCCTCATCCTCACCATATACCGCCTCCTCCTGCCTCAGCCCACTCCCAGCCTCAGTCTGACCCACAGCAGCCACTCTCGTCACAACTCGCGGCTCAGCAAGGGCAGTTGGACCAACAACGCTCGGATCAGCACCAGTTTGACACCGTCAGTCCAGTGGAGAAGGCAGACCAAAATCAACAAAGTAACCGCTTTGTACCCTTGACTTCCATCTGCTTCCCAGACTCCCTTCTTCAGGATGAGGATCGCTCTTTTTTTCCAGGAATGGAAGACATGTTTTGTGCTGAAGACTATAAGTCAAGCTGCGCTGGAGGTGCAGGACCAGGGCAGGAGGAAATTAATGATAGCCACCCAGGTCAAGAAGGAATGGATTCCTTGAAAACTGGGCAAAGTGGAGGTGGAGCAGGAGGAAGTGGTGGACCTACTTATGATATTATGGGCCACCATGGTGGAGATCAGGGCTATGAATCATATTGTCATGGTCTAGAAGAACCCACTAACAACACAATGACTCTGGACCTAGATTCTCTTAAAACTCATGAGCTCCCGTCAACTGTCAACACTGAACAGCTTGGGTTGATTCAGTCCCAGGCTCCTGCTATGGGTATGAGCGCAAATAATACTGGGCCCAACAATCCAGGAGCTAAACTACCCACTGGACCGGGAGGAACTGGCACAGGAACAGGCtctggaggtctgcagtctcctattTTCTGCTCTTCCCGTCCTAAGAAGCTTCTCAAGTCCAGTTCTTTCCACCTGCTAAAGGAGCGCCGGGACCCAAACACACTTCCTAAGAAAAGCTATGCTCAAGAATATGAATTTGAAGATGACGAGGATAAAGCAGACCAACCAGCTGACATTCGGTTGAACAGCCGAAGGCTCCCTGACCTATTGCCAGACCTGGTATCCAGCTGCAGAAAGGGAGGTGGAGGAAGTGGAAGTGGATCACTCAGCCCTTTAATGGGTGACATTGACTTCTACCACTCATCTGGCTACTCATCTATTGGATCACACTCTCTTCTGCCTCAAGATGGCCCCAAGAAAAGAGGGAGGAAGCCCACGAGGCCCAAGAGAGAGGGCCCACCAAGGCCAAGAGGACGGCCTCGTATTCGCCCGATGCCAGAACCTTACACACCACGAGGAATGATGGGGGAAATGGGTGGAGCAAACCTCGGCAGTGTAGGGGGATTTAGTGTGGAGGGGAGAGGAAGGGGCAGAGGTCGTGGAagcagaggaagaggaggaaggaGGGAGGATATGTTCATGGAAATGAGTGGAAAGGAGCAAGAACAGATGCACCACCATCACCTCCATCAGCAACAACAGCTCCATCACCAACCTCAGCAGCAACATGAGCCAATTCCACCCCTGAAG ATAAAGTTACCAATTGGTAGCCTGTCCTCGTCGGATTCCTTGCTGAGGACAGACTCTCTGTCTGGCACAGACCCTGCTTTGTCGGATGGCTCGGTGGGTTCAGCCCCCTCACTTGGTTTGAGTCCTGGGCCTCCATGTAGCACTGACAGCACCAGAAGTCAGGAAAAGAACAAGCAGAAAAGCCAGATGATGATTGAAGGAGTGGATGAAGAAGGCTTGGAGGAAAGG GGTGATGAGAAGGACTCTGAGTCCAAGGCAGGCTTTGTGGCTTCATTCTTGGATTTCCTCAAGACAGGGAAAAGGCCTCCAGGCTTGGACATTTCACCAGGAATAGAACCCGACAACGGTGAAACGTCCCCTTGTAAATCTGGGGGTCTGCGCCCTTTATCTCCTGCACCTCCTCCACCTCCGCCGCCACCTCCTTTTGGTGACAGTGAAGGGAATGGGGCACTGGCCCTGGGCACCTGTCCCAGCCCTAAGCGCTTGGAAGATGAGCTGAAGAGGAACCTGGAGACCTTGCCTTCCTTCTCCTCTGATGAGGAGGACTCGGTCGGAAAGAACCAGGATCTTCAGAAGAGCATTTCGTCTGCCATTTCTGCTTTGTATGATACTCCTCAGTTGGCCTCGACCCTCCAGCCCACATTACCTCCTCCGCCTCCCCAGCCACAGTCTACACAGGGGCCCCTTACCCCCACAATGCAACCCCCCACACTTAGCCCACAGACCACCATGCACACCTCCCATACCCAGCCCCAGTCCAATGAACCTGACATCCTTCAGCCAGAAGATGGAGACATGGATGAGGACAAGGAAGAAGAGAATGAGATGGAGAGGAGCATGGgaggagaagaagagagtgaTATGACAGAAGACAGAGAACCACAGCTGGAAACCCTGGGTGCTCCAAAGCTGGAAG catctctcccTGAGGTTCCTCTGGCATCAGTATCCCCGGAGCCTCCTTCTGTTCCCCCATCTCCGGCCTCATCGTCCACGCCCTCTCACTCCCCTCTCCCTCCCCTTTCCCTCCCCTCACCTATACCTCCTCCAGAGGAAGAACAACAGGAGAATTTGCAGACTGAAAGCCCCGTGCCTCCCTCGTCTCCCTCTCCACCACCGCCACCCATTGCTTCTCTTCCTCAGCCTTCTACTCCTACTCCATCCTCACCTCTGTCCTCACCTCCTCCTCCATCTTCAGTACAGAAAGAGTCTCCTGTGCCCTCTCCAGAAACTCCCGCTTCTCCCGAAGAGCCTCCAGCTCCTAAGATCACCTCCCTGCACCTAGCCCAGAAGCAGGAAGACGCTGCCATTGTAGGAGAGAGTGAAGAGGATGAAAGCGAGAGTGGTGGGGAAGGTATCTTCAGAGAAAGGGATGAGTTTGTAGTTCGGGTGGAAGACATTCGGACTCTGAAG CTGGCTTTGCAGACGGGCCGCGAGCCTCCACCCATCTGGAGGGTGCAAAAAGCCCTCCTGCAGAAGTtcagtccagagatcaaagatgggCAGAGGCAGTTTTGTGCCACAAGCAAT tATCTTGGCTACTTTGGAGATGCTAAGAAGCGTTACCAGCGGATCTACGTCAAATTTCTGGAGAACGTGAACAAGAAAGACTATGTTCGAGTTTGTTCTCGAAGACCCTGGCGCAGAGCGGCACCTGCTCTCAG ACGCCAGACAATCCCAAGAATGGCTTCCCCTCCTGCTGCTCAGATGCCAGCAAGAGTAGTTGAGAAAGAGGAACGGGTTGCTCCGCCCATCCAACGTGAACAGAGAGAGAAGTCGAGAGCAGCAACCACAACAGCGGCAAAAGAACGGGAAAAGAAAGAGGTCCCAGCTGCTCTCCCAAAGGCCAAAGAGAAGGAGCTTGAGAAGGAGAAGCGTGTTCAGCCACACCAGGAGAAACCGGAGAAACGCACCGCAGAACGAGGAAAGGTGAAGGAGGAGAAGAAAGCAGTGGAAAGGAAGGAAAAGGTTGAGCGCCCACCGAAGTCCAAAGTGGCTAAGGTGAAGGCGGAGCCACCGCCCAAGAAGAGGAAGAAGTGGCTAAAGGAAGTACCTTCATCGTCAGAGTCAGACTCGTCTGATGAAGCCACTAGCGAGAATGAAA TGCCAGTGAAAGGTGGCATGAACAACCGTGCCATGAGAGAGATGTTCAGGAGCTATGTGGAGATGCTCGTCAGCACAGCTCTGGATCCTGACATGATCCAAGCCCTGGAGGACACAGACG ATGAGCTGTACCTCCCTCcgatgaggaagattgacagcatCCTCAGCGAACAGAAGAGGAGGTTGCTGAGGAGAGTCAGCATGAGCTCTCAGCACCAG GAGGCCCTGCATGCTTACCCCCAAATCATTGTAGACCCCCTGGACTCGGGAGTGGTGAGGCTGCGGCTCAGCGGGGATGCTTACAATCGCAAGACCCTCAACAGAGTCAAGAAAACCCTTCCTAAACCACAG GACCTTAAACTGTCATCTGAGTCGTACCAGATTTACAGCCTGTACCACTCCTTACATCATTATAAATACCACACCTTCTTACAGTGCAAGAAAGAG ACTAACACCATTGAACAGGCGGCTGAGGACCCAGGCCAAGAAGAAGTGGTGCAGCAGTGCATGGCAAACCAGAGCTGGCTCGAGACGCTCTTCGGCTCCTTCATCGAGCTGCTCACACTCGGCACCAAAGCCTGA